Proteins from a genomic interval of Arvicanthis niloticus isolate mArvNil1 chromosome 26, mArvNil1.pat.X, whole genome shotgun sequence:
- the LOC143439439 gene encoding granulocyte-macrophage colony-stimulating factor receptor subunit alpha-like isoform X3, whose product MGVSPLPQLLLCSALLTGPTFNLTFDPTTWTLTWEPSDAVVTSCKVTSPGAGLRRRIMPHSGHCRFHPLELHRGVTLEVNGTVGGAAAHGKLRFLNAGAPGSGAENLTCEIRAARVLRCAWGAGPAAPADVRYSLRVRNASGHEVAHCSAPPGDDVITRCQADDVTQLPDRAYFVVTGSSRSGPVRFLDAMLSTKLIERLSPPGAVSASCNSSHCAVAWAPPPTLADMTAHDFHFEVEWKGPDPSSEPQKVLVTGVTAVTFPSPAPRGRHEVRVRAGDVRSERWSDWSPAHEIGPDPAPLPAVLLYALPACAALLCALALGAACRRLLFPAIPGIKDKVSDNERVNQETLRKDLLQP is encoded by the exons ATGGGAGTcagtcccctgcctcagctcctgctctgctctgccctgcTGACGG GCCCCACCTTCAACCTGACCTTCGACCCTACGACCTGGACGCTGACCTGGGAGCCCTCAGATGCTGTGGTGACGTCATGCAAAGTGACCTCTCCGGGGGCGGGGCTGCGGAGGCGGATCATG CCCCATTCCGGCCACTGCCGGTTCCACCCGCTGGAGCTGCACCGCGGGGTCACGCTCGAGGTCAACGGCACCGTCGGGGGCGCAGCCGCCCACGGGAAACTGCGCTTCCTCAACGCAG GCGCGCCCGGGTCGGGGGCGGAGAACCTGACGTGCGAGATCCGCGCCGCGCGCGTCCTGCGCTGTGCGTGGGGGGCGGGGCCTGCAGCGCCGGCGGACGTGAGATACTCGCTGCGTGTGCGCAACGCCTC GGGTCACGAGGTCGCGCACTGCTCCGCCCCCCCGGGCGACGACGTCATCACACGGTGCCAGGCGGATGACGTCACGCAGCTGCCAGACAGGGCCTACTTCGTGGTGACCGGATCCAGCCGGTCAGGGCCGGTGCGCTTCCTGGACGCCATGCTGAGCACCAAGCTCATCG AGCGGCTCAGCCCCCCGGGCGCGGTCTCCGCCTCCTGTAACTCCTCCCACTGCGCGGTGGCCTGGGCCCCGCCCCCAACCCTGGCGGACATGACCGCCCACGACTTTCACTTTGAGGTGGAGTGGAAG GGTCCGGACCCCAGCTCAGAGCCACAGAAG GTGCTCGTCACGGGGGTCACCGCCGTGACCTTCCCCAGCCCCGCCCCTCGCGGCCGCCATGAGGTCAGGGTGCGCGCCGGTGACGTGCGGTCTGAGCGCTGGAGCGACTGGAGCCCCGCCCACGAGATTG GCCCCGACCCCGCCCCTCTGCCCGCCGTCCTCCTGTACGCGCTGCCGGCCTGCGCGGCTCTGCTGTGCGCGCTGGCGCTCGGGGCTGCGTGCCGGAG GCTCCTCTTCCCCGCGATTCCCGGGATCAAGGACAAGGTGTCGGACAACGAGCGCGTGAACCAGGAG ACGCTGAGGAAGGACCTGCTGCAGCCGTAG
- the LOC143439439 gene encoding granulocyte-macrophage colony-stimulating factor receptor subunit alpha-like isoform X1, with amino-acid sequence MGVSPLPQLLLCSALLTATTPLGAGPTFNLTFDPTTWTLTWEPSDAVVTSCKVTSPGAGLRRRIMPHSGHCRFHPLELHRGVTLEVNGTVGGAAAHGKLRFLNAGAPGSGAENLTCEIRAARVLRCAWGAGPAAPADVRYSLRVRNASGHEVAHCSAPPGDDVITRCQADDVTQLPDRAYFVVTGSSRSGPVRFLDAMLSTKLIERLSPPGAVSASCNSSHCAVAWAPPPTLADMTAHDFHFEVEWKGPDPSSEPQKVLVTGVTAVTFPSPAPRGRHEVRVRAGDVRSERWSDWSPAHEIGPDPAPLPAVLLYALPACAALLCALALGAACRRLLFPAIPGIKDKVSDNERVNQETLRKDLLQP; translated from the exons ATGGGAGTcagtcccctgcctcagctcctgctctgctctgccctgcTGACGG CCACAACCCCACTCGGCGCAGGCCCCACCTTCAACCTGACCTTCGACCCTACGACCTGGACGCTGACCTGGGAGCCCTCAGATGCTGTGGTGACGTCATGCAAAGTGACCTCTCCGGGGGCGGGGCTGCGGAGGCGGATCATG CCCCATTCCGGCCACTGCCGGTTCCACCCGCTGGAGCTGCACCGCGGGGTCACGCTCGAGGTCAACGGCACCGTCGGGGGCGCAGCCGCCCACGGGAAACTGCGCTTCCTCAACGCAG GCGCGCCCGGGTCGGGGGCGGAGAACCTGACGTGCGAGATCCGCGCCGCGCGCGTCCTGCGCTGTGCGTGGGGGGCGGGGCCTGCAGCGCCGGCGGACGTGAGATACTCGCTGCGTGTGCGCAACGCCTC GGGTCACGAGGTCGCGCACTGCTCCGCCCCCCCGGGCGACGACGTCATCACACGGTGCCAGGCGGATGACGTCACGCAGCTGCCAGACAGGGCCTACTTCGTGGTGACCGGATCCAGCCGGTCAGGGCCGGTGCGCTTCCTGGACGCCATGCTGAGCACCAAGCTCATCG AGCGGCTCAGCCCCCCGGGCGCGGTCTCCGCCTCCTGTAACTCCTCCCACTGCGCGGTGGCCTGGGCCCCGCCCCCAACCCTGGCGGACATGACCGCCCACGACTTTCACTTTGAGGTGGAGTGGAAG GGTCCGGACCCCAGCTCAGAGCCACAGAAG GTGCTCGTCACGGGGGTCACCGCCGTGACCTTCCCCAGCCCCGCCCCTCGCGGCCGCCATGAGGTCAGGGTGCGCGCCGGTGACGTGCGGTCTGAGCGCTGGAGCGACTGGAGCCCCGCCCACGAGATTG GCCCCGACCCCGCCCCTCTGCCCGCCGTCCTCCTGTACGCGCTGCCGGCCTGCGCGGCTCTGCTGTGCGCGCTGGCGCTCGGGGCTGCGTGCCGGAG GCTCCTCTTCCCCGCGATTCCCGGGATCAAGGACAAGGTGTCGGACAACGAGCGCGTGAACCAGGAG ACGCTGAGGAAGGACCTGCTGCAGCCGTAG
- the LOC143439439 gene encoding granulocyte-macrophage colony-stimulating factor receptor subunit alpha-like isoform X4 yields MGVSPLPQLLLCSALLTATTPLGAGPTFNLTFDPTTWTLTWEPSDAVVTSCKVTSPGAGLRRRIMPHSGHCRFHPLELHRGVTLEVNGTVGGAAAHGKLRFLNAGAPGSGAENLTCEIRAARVLRCAWGAGPAAPADVRYSLRVRNASGHEVAHCSAPPGDDVITRCQADDVTQLPDRAYFVVTGSSRSGPVRFLDAMLSTKLIGGRGLGGPDPSSEPQKVLVTGVTAVTFPSPAPRGRHEVRVRAGDVRSERWSDWSPAHEIGPDPAPLPAVLLYALPACAALLCALALGAACRRLLFPAIPGIKDKVSDNERVNQETLRKDLLQP; encoded by the exons ATGGGAGTcagtcccctgcctcagctcctgctctgctctgccctgcTGACGG CCACAACCCCACTCGGCGCAGGCCCCACCTTCAACCTGACCTTCGACCCTACGACCTGGACGCTGACCTGGGAGCCCTCAGATGCTGTGGTGACGTCATGCAAAGTGACCTCTCCGGGGGCGGGGCTGCGGAGGCGGATCATG CCCCATTCCGGCCACTGCCGGTTCCACCCGCTGGAGCTGCACCGCGGGGTCACGCTCGAGGTCAACGGCACCGTCGGGGGCGCAGCCGCCCACGGGAAACTGCGCTTCCTCAACGCAG GCGCGCCCGGGTCGGGGGCGGAGAACCTGACGTGCGAGATCCGCGCCGCGCGCGTCCTGCGCTGTGCGTGGGGGGCGGGGCCTGCAGCGCCGGCGGACGTGAGATACTCGCTGCGTGTGCGCAACGCCTC GGGTCACGAGGTCGCGCACTGCTCCGCCCCCCCGGGCGACGACGTCATCACACGGTGCCAGGCGGATGACGTCACGCAGCTGCCAGACAGGGCCTACTTCGTGGTGACCGGATCCAGCCGGTCAGGGCCGGTGCGCTTCCTGGACGCCATGCTGAGCACCAAGCTCATCGGTGGGCGGGGCCTCGGT GGTCCGGACCCCAGCTCAGAGCCACAGAAG GTGCTCGTCACGGGGGTCACCGCCGTGACCTTCCCCAGCCCCGCCCCTCGCGGCCGCCATGAGGTCAGGGTGCGCGCCGGTGACGTGCGGTCTGAGCGCTGGAGCGACTGGAGCCCCGCCCACGAGATTG GCCCCGACCCCGCCCCTCTGCCCGCCGTCCTCCTGTACGCGCTGCCGGCCTGCGCGGCTCTGCTGTGCGCGCTGGCGCTCGGGGCTGCGTGCCGGAG GCTCCTCTTCCCCGCGATTCCCGGGATCAAGGACAAGGTGTCGGACAACGAGCGCGTGAACCAGGAG ACGCTGAGGAAGGACCTGCTGCAGCCGTAG
- the LOC143439439 gene encoding granulocyte-macrophage colony-stimulating factor receptor subunit alpha-like isoform X5: MGVSPLPQLLLCSALLTATTPLGAGPTFNLTFDPTTWTLTWEPSDAVVTSCKVTSPGAGLRRRIMPHSGHCRFHPLELHRGVTLEVNGTVGGAAAHGKLRFLNAGAPGSGAENLTCEIRAARVLRCAWGAGPAAPADVRYSLRVRNASGHEVAHCSAPPGDDVITRCQADDVTQLPDRAYFVVTGSSRSGPGPDPSSEPQKVLVTGVTAVTFPSPAPRGRHEVRVRAGDVRSERWSDWSPAHEIGPDPAPLPAVLLYALPACAALLCALALGAACRRLLFPAIPGIKDKVSDNERVNQETLRKDLLQP, encoded by the exons ATGGGAGTcagtcccctgcctcagctcctgctctgctctgccctgcTGACGG CCACAACCCCACTCGGCGCAGGCCCCACCTTCAACCTGACCTTCGACCCTACGACCTGGACGCTGACCTGGGAGCCCTCAGATGCTGTGGTGACGTCATGCAAAGTGACCTCTCCGGGGGCGGGGCTGCGGAGGCGGATCATG CCCCATTCCGGCCACTGCCGGTTCCACCCGCTGGAGCTGCACCGCGGGGTCACGCTCGAGGTCAACGGCACCGTCGGGGGCGCAGCCGCCCACGGGAAACTGCGCTTCCTCAACGCAG GCGCGCCCGGGTCGGGGGCGGAGAACCTGACGTGCGAGATCCGCGCCGCGCGCGTCCTGCGCTGTGCGTGGGGGGCGGGGCCTGCAGCGCCGGCGGACGTGAGATACTCGCTGCGTGTGCGCAACGCCTC GGGTCACGAGGTCGCGCACTGCTCCGCCCCCCCGGGCGACGACGTCATCACACGGTGCCAGGCGGATGACGTCACGCAGCTGCCAGACAGGGCCTACTTCGTGGTGACCGGATCCAGCCGGTCAGGGCCG GGTCCGGACCCCAGCTCAGAGCCACAGAAG GTGCTCGTCACGGGGGTCACCGCCGTGACCTTCCCCAGCCCCGCCCCTCGCGGCCGCCATGAGGTCAGGGTGCGCGCCGGTGACGTGCGGTCTGAGCGCTGGAGCGACTGGAGCCCCGCCCACGAGATTG GCCCCGACCCCGCCCCTCTGCCCGCCGTCCTCCTGTACGCGCTGCCGGCCTGCGCGGCTCTGCTGTGCGCGCTGGCGCTCGGGGCTGCGTGCCGGAG GCTCCTCTTCCCCGCGATTCCCGGGATCAAGGACAAGGTGTCGGACAACGAGCGCGTGAACCAGGAG ACGCTGAGGAAGGACCTGCTGCAGCCGTAG
- the LOC143439439 gene encoding granulocyte-macrophage colony-stimulating factor receptor subunit alpha-like isoform X2 → MGVSPLPQLLLCSALLTATTPLGAGPTFNLTFDPTTWTLTWEPSDAVVTSCKVTSPGAGLRRRIMPHSGHCRFHPLELHRGVTLEVNGTVGGAAAHGKLRFLNAGAPGSGAENLTCEIRAARVLRCAWGAGPAAPADVRYSLRVRNASGHEVAHCSAPPGDDVITRCQADDVTQLPDRAYFVVTGSSRSGPVRFLDAMLSTKLIERLSPPGAVSASCNSSHCAVAWAPPPTLADMTAHDFHFEGPDPSSEPQKVLVTGVTAVTFPSPAPRGRHEVRVRAGDVRSERWSDWSPAHEIGPDPAPLPAVLLYALPACAALLCALALGAACRRLLFPAIPGIKDKVSDNERVNQETLRKDLLQP, encoded by the exons ATGGGAGTcagtcccctgcctcagctcctgctctgctctgccctgcTGACGG CCACAACCCCACTCGGCGCAGGCCCCACCTTCAACCTGACCTTCGACCCTACGACCTGGACGCTGACCTGGGAGCCCTCAGATGCTGTGGTGACGTCATGCAAAGTGACCTCTCCGGGGGCGGGGCTGCGGAGGCGGATCATG CCCCATTCCGGCCACTGCCGGTTCCACCCGCTGGAGCTGCACCGCGGGGTCACGCTCGAGGTCAACGGCACCGTCGGGGGCGCAGCCGCCCACGGGAAACTGCGCTTCCTCAACGCAG GCGCGCCCGGGTCGGGGGCGGAGAACCTGACGTGCGAGATCCGCGCCGCGCGCGTCCTGCGCTGTGCGTGGGGGGCGGGGCCTGCAGCGCCGGCGGACGTGAGATACTCGCTGCGTGTGCGCAACGCCTC GGGTCACGAGGTCGCGCACTGCTCCGCCCCCCCGGGCGACGACGTCATCACACGGTGCCAGGCGGATGACGTCACGCAGCTGCCAGACAGGGCCTACTTCGTGGTGACCGGATCCAGCCGGTCAGGGCCGGTGCGCTTCCTGGACGCCATGCTGAGCACCAAGCTCATCG AGCGGCTCAGCCCCCCGGGCGCGGTCTCCGCCTCCTGTAACTCCTCCCACTGCGCGGTGGCCTGGGCCCCGCCCCCAACCCTGGCGGACATGACCGCCCACGACTTTCACTTTGAG GGTCCGGACCCCAGCTCAGAGCCACAGAAG GTGCTCGTCACGGGGGTCACCGCCGTGACCTTCCCCAGCCCCGCCCCTCGCGGCCGCCATGAGGTCAGGGTGCGCGCCGGTGACGTGCGGTCTGAGCGCTGGAGCGACTGGAGCCCCGCCCACGAGATTG GCCCCGACCCCGCCCCTCTGCCCGCCGTCCTCCTGTACGCGCTGCCGGCCTGCGCGGCTCTGCTGTGCGCGCTGGCGCTCGGGGCTGCGTGCCGGAG GCTCCTCTTCCCCGCGATTCCCGGGATCAAGGACAAGGTGTCGGACAACGAGCGCGTGAACCAGGAG ACGCTGAGGAAGGACCTGCTGCAGCCGTAG